A portion of the Streptococcus sp. Marseille-Q6470 genome contains these proteins:
- a CDS encoding efflux RND transporter periplasmic adaptor subunit: MKRKSKAKKWPLFTAIGVASVLVVGAAAVLLLRQPNQAATKEETAKIVLAKDGSVASSVLLSGTVTAQNEQYVYYDASKGDLDEVLVSVGDKVSEGQALVKYSSTEAQAAYDAASRAVAKADRHINELNDARNTAAATPSLPQAGLEGATDQTQAQSSTSATASIDSQISDARDVRADAEAQLEKAQAQLDAATVLSTLEGTVVDVNRNVSKSPTGNSQVLVHIVSNANLQVKGELSEYNLANLSVGQEVTFTSKVYPDKTWNGKISYISNYPKNNSEASASVAGSNSGSKYPYTVDVTSELGDLKQGFTVSVEVKSMSKALLVPITSIVMEEDKNYVWILDENQKAKKVEVGLGNADAENQEITSGLTDGAKVISNPTASLQEGKEVKTDETTN, from the coding sequence ATGAAAAGAAAGTCAAAAGCCAAGAAATGGCCTTTATTTACAGCTATCGGTGTTGCCTCAGTTCTTGTAGTGGGAGCGGCTGCCGTTCTTCTATTAAGACAACCAAATCAAGCAGCAACCAAAGAGGAAACTGCAAAGATTGTTCTTGCAAAAGATGGTTCAGTGGCTTCATCGGTTCTCTTATCAGGTACTGTGACGGCTCAGAATGAACAATATGTTTATTATGATGCTAGTAAAGGTGACTTAGATGAGGTTTTGGTTTCTGTAGGAGATAAGGTTAGCGAGGGGCAAGCACTAGTCAAGTATAGTAGTACAGAAGCCCAGGCTGCCTATGATGCTGCCAGTCGTGCTGTGGCTAAGGCTGACCGTCATATCAATGAATTAAACGATGCACGTAATACTGCTGCGGCAACACCAAGTCTTCCTCAAGCAGGTCTTGAAGGAGCAACTGATCAAACCCAAGCTCAATCTTCGACATCCGCTACAGCTTCTATTGATTCTCAAATCAGTGATGCACGTGATGTTCGTGCAGACGCAGAAGCACAACTTGAAAAGGCTCAAGCCCAATTGGATGCGGCAACAGTATTGAGCACGCTAGAAGGTACGGTTGTTGATGTAAATCGCAATGTTTCAAAATCTCCAACTGGAAATAGTCAAGTATTGGTCCATATCGTCAGCAATGCTAACTTGCAAGTCAAGGGAGAGCTTTCTGAGTACAACCTTGCCAATCTTTCCGTAGGTCAGGAAGTCACCTTTACATCTAAGGTTTATCCAGATAAGACATGGAATGGTAAGATCAGCTATATTTCAAATTATCCAAAAAATAATAGTGAAGCAAGCGCAAGTGTTGCGGGATCAAACTCAGGTTCTAAATATCCATATACCGTCGATGTAACAAGTGAACTCGGTGACTTGAAACAAGGTTTTACTGTCAGTGTCGAAGTGAAAAGCATGAGTAAAGCATTGCTTGTTCCTATTACAAGTATCGTCATGGAAGAAGATAAAAACTATGTTTGGATCCTTGATGAAAATCAAAAGGCCAAAAAAGTTGAAGTTGGATTGGGCAATGCAGATGCAGAAAACCAAGAAATCACATCTGGTCTGACAGATGGAGCAAAAGTCATCAGTAATCCGACAGCTTCCTTGCAAGAAGGAAAAGAGGTGAAGACTGATGAAACAACTAATTAG
- a CDS encoding YdbC family protein: MAEFTFEIEEHLLTLSENEKGWTKEINRVSFNGAPAKFDIRSWSPDHTKMGKGITLSNEEFQVMVDAFKNQ, from the coding sequence ATGGCAGAATTTACATTTGAAATCGAAGAACACTTACTTACTCTATCTGAAAACGAAAAAGGATGGACCAAAGAAATCAATCGTGTCAGCTTTAATGGTGCACCAGCAAAGTTTGACATTCGAAGCTGGAGTCCCGACCATACCAAGATGGGGAAGGGAATTACCCTATCAAACGAAGAGTTTCAAGTCATGGTGGATGCTTTTAAGAATCAATAA
- a CDS encoding ABC transporter permease has product MQNLKFAFSSIMAHKMRSFLTMIGIIIGVSSVVVIMALGDSMSRQVNKNMTKSQKDIHVFFSPTKSKDGSFTQRQSALTLSGGQEENFVEPPKPQEAWVKEAAKLKGVDSYYVTNSSNVTLTYKDKKVERASLTGGNITYMDAVENKIVAGRSLRSQDYKDFASVIILDEELANSLFGSAQEALNQIVEVNEISYRVIGVYASKEAKAAKTFGIGGLPITTNISLAANFNTDEISDIVFRVNDTTLTQTLGPELARRMTEIAGLQQGEYQVADASAAFQEIQQLFGFITTIISAIAGISLFVGGTGVMNIMLVSVTERTREIGLRKALGATRGNILVQFLIESMILTLLGGVIGLVLAAGVTMLAGVLLQNMIAGIEVGVSIPIALFSLGVSAGIGMIFGVLPANKASKLDPIEALRYE; this is encoded by the coding sequence ATGCAGAATCTGAAATTTGCCTTTTCATCCATTATGGCCCACAAGATGCGGTCCTTCTTAACCATGATCGGGATTATCATCGGTGTATCCTCAGTTGTCGTGATCATGGCCTTGGGCGATTCCATGTCTCGTCAGGTCAATAAAAACATGACAAAGTCCCAGAAAGACATCCATGTCTTTTTCTCACCTACCAAGAGTAAGGACGGTTCCTTTACACAAAGACAATCTGCATTGACCTTGTCTGGTGGTCAAGAAGAAAATTTTGTTGAACCACCTAAACCACAAGAAGCCTGGGTTAAGGAAGCTGCTAAGCTCAAGGGTGTGGACAGCTACTATGTAACCAACTCATCCAATGTGACCTTGACTTATAAGGATAAAAAGGTTGAACGTGCGAGCTTGACAGGTGGAAACATCACTTATATGGATGCGGTTGAAAACAAAATCGTTGCAGGCCGTAGTTTAAGGTCACAAGATTATAAAGATTTCGCTAGTGTTATCATTTTAGATGAAGAACTTGCTAATAGCCTTTTTGGTTCAGCACAAGAAGCTCTCAACCAAATTGTTGAAGTAAATGAAATCAGTTATCGTGTTATTGGTGTTTATGCAAGTAAGGAAGCTAAGGCTGCAAAAACTTTTGGGATTGGAGGACTACCAATCACGACCAATATTTCTCTTGCGGCCAATTTTAACACCGACGAAATTTCTGATATTGTGTTTCGTGTTAACGATACGACCCTGACTCAGACTTTAGGTCCAGAATTGGCTAGAAGAATGACAGAGATTGCAGGTCTTCAACAAGGGGAATATCAAGTTGCAGATGCGTCTGCTGCCTTCCAAGAAATTCAACAACTCTTTGGCTTCATAACAACGATTATTAGTGCTATTGCGGGGATTTCCCTTTTTGTCGGTGGTACTGGTGTTATGAACATTATGCTTGTTTCAGTGACAGAGCGTACCCGTGAGATTGGTCTACGTAAAGCACTAGGAGCAACTCGGGGGAATATTCTGGTTCAATTTTTGATTGAATCCATGATTTTAACCTTGTTAGGAGGGGTCATCGGTCTCGTGCTGGCTGCAGGGGTGACTATGCTTGCAGGTGTCCTTCTTCAAAACATGATTGCAGGAATCGAAGTTGGCGTATCCATCCCAATTGCTCTCTTTAGTTTAGGTGTCTCAGCTGGCATCGGTATGATATTTGGTGTTCTACCAGCCAATAAAGCTTCTAAACTTGATCCGATTGAAGCCCTTCGTTA
- a CDS encoding ABC transporter ATP-binding protein, translating into MKQLISLKNICRSYRNGDQELQVLKNINLEVHEGEFVAIMGPSGSGKSTLMNTIGMLDTPTSGQYFLDGKEVAGLGEKQLAKVRNQEIGFVFQQFFLLSKMNALQNVELPLIYAGVSASKRRKLAEEYLEKVELTERSHHLPSELSGGQKQRVAIARALVNNPSIILADEPTGALDTKTGNQIMQLLVELNKEGKTIIMVTHEPEIAAYAKRQIVIRDGVISSDSGLVEKEEN; encoded by the coding sequence ATGAAACAACTAATTAGCCTCAAAAATATCTGCCGTAGCTATCGTAATGGTGACCAAGAACTTCAAGTCCTTAAAAACATTAATCTAGAAGTTCATGAGGGAGAATTCGTAGCTATCATGGGACCATCAGGTTCTGGTAAGTCCACCCTCATGAATACCATAGGTATGTTAGATACACCTACAAGTGGTCAGTATTTTCTAGACGGAAAAGAAGTAGCTGGTTTAGGTGAAAAACAATTAGCCAAAGTTCGAAATCAAGAAATCGGCTTCGTCTTTCAACAATTCTTTCTCTTGTCCAAAATGAATGCTCTACAAAATGTAGAACTTCCCTTGATTTATGCAGGAGTTTCAGCTTCTAAACGTCGCAAATTAGCAGAAGAGTATCTGGAAAAGGTTGAACTGACTGAGCGTAGTCATCACTTACCTTCGGAGTTGTCAGGTGGTCAGAAGCAAAGGGTTGCCATAGCGCGTGCACTCGTTAACAATCCTTCTATCATCTTAGCTGATGAACCAACAGGAGCTCTGGATACCAAAACGGGTAATCAGATTATGCAACTCTTGGTTGAATTAAACAAAGAAGGAAAAACCATCATTATGGTAACGCATGAGCCTGAAATCGCTGCTTACGCTAAGCGTCAGATTGTCATTCGTGATGGCGTCATTTCATCTGATAGTGGTCTCGTAGAAAAGGAGGAAAACTAA
- a CDS encoding biotin transporter BioY translates to MKKAHIYAIPAIGAALIAVLAQISMPIGPVPFTLQNFAIGLIATVFRPREAVLSVGIYLLLGAIGLPVFANGGAGFHVLVGPSAGYLWFDLVYAGLASYLIHTNSGILRIFFANLLGDSLVFVGGILSLHFLAGMTFDKALAVGVIPFIIPDLAKIVAISFISRPLLQRLRTQAYFSSK, encoded by the coding sequence TTGAAAAAAGCACACATTTACGCTATCCCAGCTATCGGGGCTGCACTGATTGCTGTATTGGCCCAAATCAGTATGCCGATTGGTCCAGTTCCTTTCACTCTGCAAAACTTTGCTATCGGACTCATCGCTACTGTTTTTAGACCTAGAGAAGCTGTTCTCTCTGTCGGAATTTATCTCTTACTTGGGGCTATTGGCCTACCAGTCTTTGCTAACGGTGGAGCTGGATTTCACGTTTTAGTTGGACCAAGCGCTGGTTATCTTTGGTTCGATCTTGTCTATGCAGGGCTTGCTTCCTATCTCATTCACACCAATAGTGGTATCCTCCGTATTTTCTTTGCAAATCTCTTGGGAGATTCACTTGTTTTTGTCGGTGGTATTCTCAGTCTCCACTTTTTAGCTGGAATGACTTTTGATAAAGCACTGGCTGTCGGTGTTATTCCTTTTATCATACCTGATCTTGCCAAAATTGTAGCCATTAGCTTCATCAGCCGACCACTACTCCAACGTCTTCGTACACAAGCTTATTTTTCAAGCAAATAA
- the gor gene encoding glutathione-disulfide reductase, whose protein sequence is MREYDIIAIGGGSGGIATMNRAGEHGAKAAVIEEKKLGGTCVNIGCVPKKIMWYGAQIAESIHKYGPDYGFTSTNNEFDYATLRKNREAYIDRARSSYDGSFKRNGVDLFEGRAEFVDAHTVSVNGELIRAKHIVIATGAHPQIPAIPGAELGGSSDDVFAWEELPESVAILGAGYIAVELAGVLHTLGVQTDLFVRRERPLRGFDSYIVESLVQEMENTGLNLHTHKVPSKLEKIDQGITIHFEDGSTHTASQVIWATGRRPNVEELQLEKAGVTLNERGFIQVDEYQNTVVEGIYALGDVTGEKELTPVAIKAGRTLSERLFNGKTNAKMDYTTIPTVVFSHPAIGTVGLTEEEAIKEYGQENVKVYTSKFASMYSAVTSHRQEARFKLVTAGADEKVVGLHGIGYGVDEMIQGFAVAIKMGATKADFDATVAIHPTGSEEFVTMR, encoded by the coding sequence ATGAGAGAATATGATATTATCGCCATCGGAGGAGGTAGCGGGGGTATTGCTACCATGAATCGTGCTGGTGAACACGGAGCCAAAGCCGCAGTTATTGAAGAAAAAAAATTAGGGGGAACTTGTGTCAATATTGGCTGCGTTCCTAAGAAAATAATGTGGTACGGAGCGCAAATTGCAGAGAGTATCCACAAATATGGACCTGACTATGGTTTCACAAGTACGAATAACGAATTTGATTACGCAACACTTCGTAAGAATCGTGAAGCCTACATCGATCGTGCTCGTTCTTCTTACGACGGAAGCTTCAAACGTAACGGAGTTGATTTATTTGAAGGTCGTGCCGAGTTTGTTGATGCTCATACTGTCAGTGTTAATGGCGAATTGATCCGCGCTAAGCACATCGTGATTGCGACTGGTGCACATCCTCAAATTCCTGCCATTCCTGGTGCAGAACTAGGTGGTAGTTCTGATGATGTCTTTGCTTGGGAAGAGTTGCCTGAATCAGTAGCTATTCTGGGTGCCGGTTACATTGCTGTCGAATTGGCTGGTGTCCTCCATACACTTGGTGTTCAGACAGATTTATTTGTCCGTCGTGAACGTCCGCTACGTGGATTTGATAGCTATATCGTTGAGAGTCTAGTTCAAGAAATGGAAAATACAGGACTAAACCTCCACACACATAAGGTTCCTTCTAAACTTGAAAAAATAGATCAAGGCATTACCATTCATTTTGAAGATGGTAGCACTCATACTGCCAGTCAAGTTATCTGGGCAACTGGTCGTCGTCCAAACGTTGAAGAACTTCAACTTGAAAAAGCTGGTGTTACCCTCAATGAACGTGGCTTTATCCAGGTTGATGAATACCAGAACACAGTCGTTGAAGGTATCTACGCTCTTGGAGATGTCACCGGTGAAAAAGAGTTGACTCCCGTCGCTATCAAGGCTGGTCGTACACTCTCTGAAAGACTTTTCAACGGTAAAACCAATGCCAAAATGGACTACACTACTATTCCGACTGTAGTCTTTTCACACCCAGCAATCGGAACAGTCGGTCTGACTGAGGAAGAAGCAATAAAAGAGTACGGTCAAGAAAATGTCAAAGTCTATACTTCAAAATTTGCATCTATGTATTCTGCCGTTACTAGTCACCGTCAAGAAGCTCGCTTCAAGCTCGTTACAGCTGGTGCAGACGAAAAGGTAGTTGGACTTCATGGTATCGGCTATGGCGTCGATGAAATGATCCAAGGTTTCGCAGTTGCTATCAAGATGGGAGCTACAAAAGCAGACTTTGATGCTACTGTCGCTATCCACCCAACTGGCTCAGAAGAATTTGTGACCATGCGTTAA